The genomic interval CCGCCGCCGCGTCCGGCTGCGATGGACTGGCCCCGGCGGATGCATGATCTCCCTGCAGCATGGCCAGCATTGAGGCAATGCGGGCCCGCTGCTCACGCCGGTCGATGATCTGGTCGATGGCGCCGTGCTCGAGCAGGAACTCGCTGCGCTGGAAGCCCTCGGGCAGCGTTTCCCGAACGGTCTGCTGGATAACCCGGGGGCCGGCAAAACCGATCAGCGCGCCCGGTTCGGCAATGATGATGTCGCCGAGGGTGGCCAGACTGGCGGAGACACCCCCCATGGTGGGATCGGTCAAGACGCTGATGTACGGCACCCGCGCTTCGGACAATCTGGCCAGCGCTGCGCTGGTCTTGGCCATCTGCATCAGCGAAAACAGCGCCTCCTGCATGCGGGCGCCGCCACTGGCGCTGAAACAGATCAGCGGCGCGCGGTTCTCCCGGGCATGGTCCACCGCCCGGGCGAACCGCTCACCCACGACGCCGCCCATGGAACCGCCCATGAACTCGAACTC from Spiribacter sp. 2438 carries:
- the accD gene encoding acetyl-CoA carboxylase, carboxyltransferase subunit beta, which encodes MSWFEKLMPSRIRTEGGSRGSVPEGLWTKCKDCGAVLYRPELERNLEVCPKCGSHMRIGARRRLDVFLDGEGREEIGADLQPSDVLRFKDSRRYRERLSQAQKATGERDALVACSGLLQGRPVVVVAFEFEFMGGSMGGVVGERFARAVDHARENRAPLICFSASGGARMQEALFSLMQMAKTSAALARLSEARVPYISVLTDPTMGGVSASLATLGDIIIAEPGALIGFAGPRVIQQTVRETLPEGFQRSEFLLEHGAIDQIIDRREQRARIASMLAMLQGDHASAGASPSQPDAAAVDES